In Candidatus Methylomirabilota bacterium, a single genomic region encodes these proteins:
- a CDS encoding NapC/NirT family cytochrome c encodes MIRVLPLLGALLAPAAAWAADPDVPLPHGWIGTTSQWLQGMGLVLVVLNVGLLIWAWRRLRSAGAPASMWGLLLVAVGLVPIMVGFMTFAHGLEATATVSQCGSCHVMTPFVRDLRDVKSETLAAVHFKNRYIRENQCYTCHSDYGFGGTLRAKLGGLRHVWYYTTGTYHLPIKIAAPYPNVRCLGCHGESQKFLNSETKKPIMADLMSGKTSCLECHAPAHPEQKKEARL; translated from the coding sequence GTGATCCGGGTCCTGCCGCTGCTGGGCGCGCTCCTCGCGCCCGCTGCGGCGTGGGCGGCCGATCCTGATGTCCCGTTGCCGCATGGCTGGATCGGAACCACCAGCCAGTGGCTGCAGGGCATGGGGTTGGTGCTCGTCGTGCTCAACGTGGGGCTGCTCATCTGGGCGTGGCGGCGGCTGCGATCCGCGGGCGCCCCGGCGAGCATGTGGGGCCTGCTGCTGGTCGCCGTCGGCTTGGTGCCGATCATGGTGGGGTTCATGACCTTCGCGCACGGGCTGGAAGCCACCGCGACCGTCTCCCAGTGCGGCTCCTGTCATGTCATGACCCCGTTCGTGCGCGATCTCCGGGACGTCAAGAGCGAGACCTTGGCCGCCGTCCACTTCAAGAACCGCTACATCCGTGAGAACCAGTGCTACACCTGCCATTCCGACTACGGCTTCGGCGGCACCCTTCGGGCCAAGCTGGGCGGGCTCCGCCACGTGTGGTACTACACCACCGGCACCTACCACCTGCCCATCAAGATCGCCGCCCCGTACCCCAACGTGCGGTGTCTCGGCTGCCACGGCGAGTCACAGAAGTTCCTCAACTCCGAGACCAAGAAGCCGATCATGGCCGACCTGATGAGCGGCAAGACCTCTTGCCTCGAGTGTCACGCGCCTGCGCACCCTGAGCAGAAGAAGGAGGCGCGGCTTTGA